The following coding sequences lie in one Chanos chanos chromosome 4, fChaCha1.1, whole genome shotgun sequence genomic window:
- the insm1a gene encoding insulinoma-associated protein 1a, whose amino-acid sequence MPRGFLVKRNKKSTPVSYRIRNEEEQGHFSAPQNQSDALASSALGSSPSRSAGSSSTTEASAEGSRQEAKRIQFGNPETVCQALYSPTRPVSKEHERAYFERRFNLGSPISAESFPTPAALNSLDHLLFAPVDLKIGTSNSNRGGISNTLPTTATGNATKRPSSDTERKSKPASKKPKAIRKLHFEDEVTTSPVLGLKIKEGPVDQKPRPVSTSGDKPLGEFICQLCREAYADPFALAQHKCSRIVRVEYRCPECDKVFSCPANLASHRRWHKPKPQNATALSNTNSESNKISASDKSVSEDFKEARVELASDRDTPSPGLSESGSEDGLYDCHHCAKKFKRQAYLRKHILSQHASESEKSDACQSTPNEGKPKQVISSDQIQSQAPLNLSSSECHLCPVCGESFPNRVNQERHIRLQHSSQVFPCKYCPAMFYSSPGLTRHINKCHPSENRQVILLQMPVRPAC is encoded by the coding sequence ATGCCCAGAGGATTTTTAGTAAAGAGGAACAAGAAATCGACACCTGTTTCATATAGGATTCGTAACGAAGAAGAACAGGGGCACTTCTCAGCCCCACAGAATCAAAGCGATGCGCTAGCATCCTCAGCTCTCGGGTCCAGCCCAAGTCGCTCCGCAGGTTCATCATCTACCACTGAGGCAAGCGCCGAAGGCTCGAGACAGGAAGCTAAACGGATTCAGTTTGGGAATCCAGAGACTGTGTGCCAAGCGCTCTACAGCCCTACCCGACCAGTAAGCAAAGAGCATGAGCGAGCATATTTTGAGAGACGTTTCAATCTCGGCTCACCGATCTCGGCGGAGTCGTTTCCAACACCTGCAGCGCTCAACAGTTTGGATCACCTCCTTTTCGCCCCCGTGGACCTTAAAATCGGCACTAGTAACAGTAACCGGGGAGGGATCAGCAACACCCTTCCGACCACCGCCACAGGGAATGCCACTAAGAGACCATCTTCCGACACTGAACGTAAGAGCAAACCTGCAtccaaaaaacccaaagcaaTCAGGAAACTTCATTTTGAAGACGAGGTTACTACATCCCCGGTGCTTGGTTTGAAGATAAAAGAGGGACCGGTTGATCAGAAGCCAAGACCGGTATCCACTAGTGGTGACAAACCTCTTGGTGAGTTTATTTGTCAGCTGTGCAGAGAAGCATACGCCGACCCATTCGCTCTGGCTCAACACAAGTGTTCCCGGATAGTCAGGGTGGAGTACAGGTGCCCGGAATGTGATAAGGTCTTCAGCTGTCCCGCAAACCTCGCATCACACAGGCGTTGGCACAAACCGAAACCACAAAACGCAACAGCACTATCAAATACCAATTCAGAGAGCAATAAAATATCCGCTTCTGACAAATCCGTCTCTGAAGATTTCAAGGAGGCAAGAGTCGAGCTAGCAAGCGACCGGGACACACCCAGCCCCGGCTTGTCGGAATCGGGATCGGAAGATGGCCTCTACGATTGTCACCACTGTGCAAAAAAGTTTAAACGTCAAGCGTACTTGCGAAAACACATTCTGTCACAGCATGCctcagagagtgaaaagagcGACGCCTGTCAGTCAACCCCAAATGAGGGAAAGCCGAAACAGGTGATTTCGTCTGACCAAATTCAAAGCCAAGCACCTCTAAACCTCAGTTCATCGGAGTGTCATCTGTGTCCGGTTTGTGGAGAGAGCTTTCCCAACAGAGTCAACCAGGAGAGGCATATACGTCTACAACACTCATCACAGGTATTTCCATGCAAATACTGTCCTGCGATGTTCTACAGCTCACCGGGACTAACTCGGCACATCAATAAATGTCATCCATCGGAGAATCGACAAGTGATTCTGTTGCAAATGCCAGTACGCCCAGCCTGTTAg